Proteins from a genomic interval of Sporolactobacillus sp. Y61:
- the preA gene encoding NAD-dependent dihydropyrimidine dehydrogenase subunit PreA, with product MADLQVTCAGIKSMNPFWLASGPPTNTGYQVQRAFEAGWGGAVWKTLGDPIINVSSRFSALQYKGRRVAGFNNIELITDRPLDVNLREISETKKKFPGHVIIASLMVEPQQEKWHEIVKKTEAAGVDGLELNFGCPHGMAERGMGSASGQVPELVEKQTYWVKEAAETPVIVKLTPNITDITATAYAATRAGADAISMINTINSLMGVNLDTWNTIPDVGGQGTHGGYCGPAVKPIALSMVAACARDSEIDVPISGIGGIETWKDAAEYMLMGASTVQVCTAAMHHSFRMVEDMIDGLNNYLDEKGLASAMDLVGKTVPKYRNWGDLNLNYKRVARIDTDRCINCNKCFISCEDTAHQCIERFIDSEGHQQLKVREEDCVGCNLCAIVCPVDDAIQMIEKPGDAPMTWNQRQKLLEKL from the coding sequence TTGGCAGATTTACAGGTGACTTGCGCAGGAATTAAGTCGATGAACCCATTTTGGCTCGCATCCGGGCCGCCGACGAATACCGGCTATCAGGTGCAGCGTGCCTTTGAAGCCGGTTGGGGCGGCGCCGTCTGGAAGACGCTTGGAGACCCGATTATTAACGTCAGCTCGCGTTTCTCTGCGCTGCAGTACAAAGGCCGTCGTGTCGCCGGATTCAATAATATTGAACTGATTACCGACCGGCCGCTAGATGTGAATCTCAGGGAAATCTCGGAGACGAAGAAAAAGTTTCCCGGACATGTTATCATTGCTTCTCTGATGGTGGAACCACAGCAGGAAAAATGGCACGAGATTGTGAAAAAAACAGAAGCGGCCGGGGTTGATGGACTTGAACTCAATTTTGGCTGTCCGCACGGGATGGCTGAGCGTGGCATGGGATCTGCATCGGGTCAGGTGCCTGAACTTGTTGAAAAGCAGACATACTGGGTGAAAGAGGCAGCCGAAACGCCAGTAATCGTTAAACTGACGCCGAATATTACCGATATTACGGCCACGGCTTATGCTGCGACAAGGGCAGGTGCGGATGCAATCAGTATGATTAATACGATCAACAGTCTGATGGGCGTTAATCTTGACACATGGAACACCATTCCTGATGTCGGAGGTCAGGGGACACATGGCGGTTACTGCGGCCCTGCGGTCAAACCCATTGCCCTGAGTATGGTTGCCGCGTGTGCCCGTGATTCAGAGATTGATGTTCCGATCTCCGGTATTGGAGGTATCGAAACCTGGAAGGATGCAGCCGAATATATGCTGATGGGAGCTTCGACGGTACAGGTCTGCACAGCTGCAATGCATCACAGCTTCCGGATGGTTGAGGATATGATCGACGGCCTGAACAACTATCTGGATGAAAAAGGACTGGCTTCAGCTATGGATCTGGTGGGAAAAACGGTGCCGAAATACCGGAACTGGGGCGATCTCAATCTGAATTATAAAAGGGTTGCACGAATTGACACTGACCGGTGCATTAACTGCAATAAGTGTTTTATTTCCTGCGAAGATACGGCTCACCAGTGTATTGAGAGATTCATTGATTCAGAAGGTCATCAGCAGTTAAAAGTCCGTGAGGAGGACTGCGTCGGCTGCAATCTGTGCGCAATCGTCTGTCCGGTTGACGACGCGATTCAGATGATTGAAAAACCAGGAGATGCGCCAATGACGTGGAATCAGCGCCAGAAACTGCTGGAGAAGCTGTAA
- a CDS encoding NAD(P)-dependent oxidoreductase: MCASATETDLWKRFDEVKPDLKPEEAMDEANRCLFCYDAPCRKACPTGINIPSFIKKITTGNLQGSARVIMEANPMGATCARVCPTEELCEGACVLNQFSLPIMIGDLQRYSTNWAMKNNPQLFTECKPNGKSVAVIGSGPAGLSAARELARLGYKVTVFEKKEKAGGLDTYGIVPFRLPQSISLWEAEQVERLGVEIRTGVEVGKDMPVEKLMHSHDAVILAIGMSSVPELHIPGEDLKGVYDAIQLIERVKEGQMKDDQFMGKRIAVIGAGNTAIDAATCLRRLGASTVRIVYRRSEKEMSAYPSEYAFARQEGIEFRWLTSPEAIKDDGKGHVAGLTCVRMTLGEADASGRPRPEVIQGSEYDLSVDIVVRAIGQSRYTSLIDALWLEHDQGVVKADPVTHQTSNSKVYAAGDVTFGRGHGEAMVVAAAEQGKQTAYAIHRQLSTES; the protein is encoded by the coding sequence ATGTGTGCTTCTGCAACTGAAACAGATTTATGGAAGAGATTTGATGAAGTAAAACCTGATCTGAAGCCTGAAGAAGCAATGGATGAAGCGAACCGCTGTCTGTTCTGTTATGATGCGCCGTGCCGGAAAGCCTGTCCGACCGGCATCAACATCCCGTCTTTTATCAAAAAGATAACGACCGGAAATCTGCAGGGATCGGCAAGGGTAATCATGGAGGCCAACCCGATGGGGGCGACATGTGCCCGCGTTTGCCCGACCGAAGAACTCTGCGAAGGGGCCTGCGTCCTTAATCAGTTTTCCCTTCCCATTATGATCGGCGACCTTCAAAGGTATTCGACAAACTGGGCGATGAAAAATAACCCTCAGCTTTTCACAGAATGTAAGCCAAATGGAAAATCTGTGGCAGTCATCGGCAGCGGGCCTGCCGGTCTGTCAGCGGCGCGTGAACTTGCGCGCCTTGGTTACAAAGTCACTGTTTTTGAAAAAAAAGAAAAGGCGGGAGGACTGGATACGTACGGCATTGTCCCCTTCCGGCTCCCTCAGAGTATCTCTCTCTGGGAAGCAGAACAGGTGGAGCGACTGGGCGTCGAAATTCGCACCGGTGTTGAAGTGGGAAAGGATATGCCGGTTGAAAAGCTGATGCATTCACATGATGCAGTCATTCTTGCTATCGGCATGTCCAGCGTGCCTGAGCTTCATATTCCTGGTGAAGATTTGAAAGGGGTATATGATGCCATCCAGCTGATCGAGAGAGTGAAAGAAGGTCAGATGAAGGATGATCAGTTCATGGGTAAACGTATCGCAGTGATTGGTGCTGGAAATACGGCCATTGATGCGGCTACGTGCCTGAGACGCCTGGGTGCTTCCACCGTCCGGATCGTCTATCGCCGTTCGGAGAAAGAGATGAGTGCTTATCCTTCTGAATATGCCTTTGCCCGGCAGGAAGGGATCGAATTCCGATGGCTGACCTCCCCTGAAGCGATTAAGGATGACGGAAAGGGCCATGTCGCCGGCCTGACCTGTGTGCGCATGACCCTGGGTGAAGCAGATGCTTCGGGACGTCCAAGGCCTGAAGTGATTCAGGGATCTGAATATGATCTCTCTGTTGATATTGTTGTCCGGGCGATTGGCCAGTCGCGGTATACTTCCCTGATTGATGCACTCTGGCTGGAACACGATCAGGGGGTGGTGAAGGCAGATCCTGTGACGCATCAGACATCAAATTCCAAAGTGTATGCGGCGGGGGATGTGACTTTTGGCAGAGGGCACGGTGAAGCGATGGTGGTGGCTGCTGCTGAACAGGGGAAACAGACGGCATACGCCATCCACCGGCAGTTGTCCACTGAGAGTTAA
- a CDS encoding hydantoinase/oxoprolinase family protein, whose protein sequence is MKLIGVDIGGTFTDIIYTDTDTDVSYIHKTPTTKDPSIGMVKGITELCGRYHINTEDIDHIFHGTTIATNAILEHKGANVGFITTKGYRDLLQIGRHQRPENYSLTQEIPWQDRAIMQRRDRRVVSERVTVKDGKAFEKVPLDEQGVVQVLDDFKKEGIDSVVVGFLFSYLDPEHEDQVGEMITKKYPEFYVTKSSNISPQFREFERFTTACLNGFVGPKLKGYVASLESRLRQENIDCDLMIMTSNGGVANSGRVSEKPVYTLLSGPAAGVLGGQWAGRLSGHDRLITFDIGGTSADIGIITERGFAEATAGDTWIAGFPVQIPMIDIHTIGAGGGSIAFVDAGGAFQVGPESSGSLPGPACYGRGGTQPTVTDAVLVLGRLDPENFLGGEMKIYPEKAIQAVNNLANQLGLGLYETAEGILTIVNNNMANAIRSRTIQKGFDPRGFSLAALGGGGPMLSVEVAQILEIPEVIIPPYPGITSAAGLLTTDLKYDAVQTIFIASDQVDINYLNDRFHALEQDITGQLKEAGFAENQITLDRYFDCRYAGQGYELRIPVSSGMIDSTNIMEIWETFHKRHEREYGHAFKDAPIEIVNMRVTGIGDMPKIGDPNFTQGSRSLNEAMVKTAPAWFRSEGDLKTFATPHYMKNKLPVNESFAGPCLILQKDTTIVIPPDCEVTMLANGTIIVKTGGEV, encoded by the coding sequence ATGAAACTCATTGGTGTAGATATTGGCGGGACTTTTACAGATATCATATATACGGATACGGATACCGATGTTTCCTATATCCACAAGACGCCGACCACAAAGGATCCTTCTATTGGAATGGTTAAAGGAATTACAGAACTGTGCGGTCGGTATCATATCAATACGGAAGATATTGACCACATTTTTCATGGTACGACGATTGCAACGAACGCCATTCTCGAGCATAAAGGGGCTAACGTCGGTTTTATCACGACAAAGGGGTACCGGGATTTGCTGCAGATTGGCCGGCATCAGCGCCCGGAAAATTATTCCCTGACGCAGGAAATTCCCTGGCAGGATCGGGCGATCATGCAACGTCGAGACAGACGGGTCGTATCGGAACGCGTGACCGTAAAAGACGGAAAAGCCTTTGAAAAAGTCCCGCTTGATGAGCAGGGAGTTGTCCAGGTGCTGGACGATTTTAAAAAGGAGGGAATAGATTCAGTTGTTGTCGGATTTCTCTTTTCCTATCTTGATCCGGAACATGAAGATCAGGTGGGAGAAATGATTACGAAAAAATATCCCGAATTTTACGTGACCAAATCATCCAATATTTCGCCACAGTTCCGCGAGTTCGAACGGTTTACGACAGCCTGCCTGAACGGTTTTGTCGGACCAAAACTGAAAGGGTACGTCGCAAGCCTTGAGTCAAGACTTCGTCAGGAAAATATAGATTGTGATCTAATGATTATGACGTCAAACGGCGGTGTGGCAAACTCTGGCAGAGTTTCCGAAAAACCGGTTTATACGCTGCTATCAGGGCCGGCAGCCGGCGTACTGGGCGGACAATGGGCAGGGAGGCTGTCCGGACATGACCGGTTGATCACTTTTGATATTGGCGGAACAAGTGCCGACATCGGTATCATTACCGAACGCGGATTTGCGGAAGCAACAGCAGGCGACACATGGATTGCCGGCTTCCCTGTTCAGATTCCGATGATCGATATTCATACGATCGGAGCCGGAGGGGGAAGTATTGCCTTTGTTGACGCTGGCGGTGCGTTTCAGGTTGGGCCGGAGAGTTCAGGTTCACTGCCCGGCCCCGCCTGTTATGGTCGGGGCGGGACACAGCCGACAGTAACCGATGCCGTACTGGTACTCGGCAGACTGGATCCTGAAAATTTTCTTGGCGGGGAAATGAAGATCTATCCGGAGAAAGCGATTCAGGCGGTGAACAATCTGGCCAATCAGCTAGGCCTCGGACTTTATGAGACAGCGGAGGGGATTCTTACTATTGTGAATAACAATATGGCCAATGCGATCCGGTCACGAACAATTCAGAAAGGATTTGACCCGCGCGGTTTCAGCCTGGCTGCACTGGGTGGAGGCGGCCCCATGCTTTCTGTTGAGGTGGCGCAAATTCTTGAAATACCGGAAGTCATTATTCCTCCCTATCCGGGCATTACGTCTGCGGCCGGTCTATTAACCACTGATTTGAAATATGATGCGGTTCAGACCATTTTTATCGCAAGTGACCAGGTGGATATCAATTATCTGAATGACCGGTTCCATGCACTGGAACAGGATATTACCGGACAGTTGAAAGAAGCAGGTTTTGCAGAGAATCAGATTACGCTTGACCGGTATTTTGACTGTCGCTACGCTGGACAGGGATACGAACTGCGTATTCCTGTGTCTTCCGGGATGATTGACAGCACCAATATTATGGAGATCTGGGAGACCTTTCATAAACGACATGAACGCGAATACGGCCATGCGTTTAAGGATGCTCCGATTGAGATTGTCAATATGCGTGTGACGGGGATTGGAGATATGCCGAAAATTGGTGACCCGAATTTTACGCAGGGCAGCCGTTCTCTGAATGAGGCGATGGTTAAAACGGCACCGGCCTGGTTCCGCTCAGAGGGTGATTTAAAAACCTTTGCTACACCTCATTACATGAAGAATAAACTGCCGGTTAATGAATCTTTTGCGGGTCCCTGCCTTATTCTTCAGAAAGACACAACGATCGTGATTCCGCCGGACTGTGAAGTCACGATGCTGGCAAATGGAACGATTATTGTGAAGACAGGAGGAGAAGTGTAA